Proteins encoded within one genomic window of Haematobia irritans isolate KBUSLIRL chromosome 5, ASM5000362v1, whole genome shotgun sequence:
- the LOC142238657 gene encoding uncharacterized protein LOC142238657, whose product MAHWKLPFVSKLLILSLCCTFACGTLVQFLGIIGDNSVVIYTDYVNIGANKTKPVTVKYDRPNKRIDAIRIADFGKPGSYAHYYLREGGPGYFNATIEITSEKYAPVHAEITYFRNKK is encoded by the exons ATGGCACATTGGAAATTACCATTTGTTTcaaaacttttgattttgtcCCTATGCTGTACGTTTGCATGTGGAACTCTTGTTCAATTCTTGGGAATTATTGGCGATAATTCCGTAGTTATATATACTGATTATGTGAATATTGGCGCAAACAAGACGAAACCAGTAACAGTAAAATACGATAGACCa AATAAACGCATAGATGCCATACGTATTGCAGACTTTGGTAAACCAGGAAGTTATGCGCATTACTATTTACGTGAAGGAGGACCAGGCTATTTTAATGccactatagaaattacatctgAAAAGTATGCGCCTGTCCATGCAGAAATTACatatttcagaaataaaaagtGA
- the LOC142240319 gene encoding uncharacterized protein LOC142240319 — protein MAHLKISLITIFLILVPYKTFVFGLSSFYWGHIKKNHDILHSDRVDITPKLTEPLQTVTVQFPGPGKTNPTPLAAILVHDYSSPGSYGHFYIRDGGPGYNYSTVEITPENFQPVKATITYIIDGLSHSF, from the exons atggcacatttaaaaatttccttgatcacaatatttttgatattgGTCCCATACAAGACGTTTGTATTTGGATTATCGTCTTTTTACTggggccatattaaaaaaaatcatgataTTTTACACTCTGATAGAGTAGATATTACGCCAAAGTTGACGGAACCGCTACAAACGGTGACTGTACAATTCCCTGGACCA GGAAAAACAAATCCAACGCCCCTGGCTGCCATACTTGTCCACGACTATAGTAGTCCAGGAAGTTATGGGCATTTCTATATACGTGATGGAGGACCAGGCTATAATTATTCCACTGTAGAAATTACACCTGAAAATTTCCAACCCGTCAAAGCAACCATTACATATATCATAGACGGATTAAGTCATTCATTTTGA